In Streptomyces sp. Li-HN-5-11, the sequence GTGCACCCGTCGGGCGAGCGCGATGGCGGCGCCCACGACCACGAACGGGGTCACGAACGGCGCGAAGGCCAGGACGAGAAAGAGGAAGGTCGCCATGCCTGGCCAGACATCGTCCGGGCGGGACCGGTTCCTCCGATCATCCGGGCAGGACTGCTCTCGCCAAACCACCCGGCGGGCGTCGGTCCGTTCCCCGAAAAGCCGCTGTGAATTTGACAGAAAGCCCTTCCATCGAGCTTTCGGCTTGCCATGCTGCGTCCCGCACCCGGATGTCATGTCCGGGACGAATGGATCGTCGACTGGAGTCCCTCGATGTCCGGAACCAGACCCCGCCGCCTCGCCCGCGCCACCGCCGTCGCGGGCAGCGCCGCCGCTCTGGCCCTCGCCCTGCCGGGCAGCGCCTCCGCGGGCGTGCTGCAGAACCTGCCCGAGAACGCGACCACCTTCCAGAAGTACTTCGAGCCCGTGTACGACTACGACACGGACAGCTGCTACCCGGCCGCCGCCATCGACCCGAGCGGCAACCTCAACGGCGGCCTCAAGCCGACCGGCTCGATCACCGGTGAGTGCCGCGGCGGCCGCCTCGGCCACGCCAACACCTACTCGCGCGCCAAGTGCAACAACGGCTGGTGCGGGATCATCTACGCCAGCTACTTCGAGAAGGACGAGGCCTCCCCGGGCATCGGTCACCGTCATGACTGGGAGTGCATGGTCGTCTGGGTCAAGCAGGGCGCGGACACACCGTCGTACCTGTCGGCCTCCCGGCACGGCGGCTTCAGCACGCATCCGATCGCCGACGTCCCGATGAGCGGTCAGCGCGTCGAGGCCGTCTACCACAAGGACGGCGCCTCCACCCACGCCTTCCGTTTCGCCAAGTGGGGCGAGACACCGGAGAACGACACCGGCGCCTGGCACCAGGAGAACCTGCTCACCTGGGACAACATGGCGTCCAACCTGCGCGATACCCTGAACGCCTCCGACTGGGGCAGCGCCAACTTCCCGCTCCAGGACTCCAAGTTCGCCGACCACCTCAACAAGGCCAAGCCCAGCGACATCACCTTCGACCCGTACGCCTGACACCTCACGGCCCGGACGGACGCCGGCGGCGGAGTCGACCGCACTGATGAAAAGGCGGCACGGCTTCCCCGCCCGTCCCGCGACAGGCTGGACATCGACCCGACAGCGGACCACGTACGGGATCTTGAGACCACGATCAGCCCATGGCAGGCTCATGCCACGTGATCGATGAATTCGCGAAGGGCAACCTGCACGGGAGACTGCGGCGGGACCGCAAGGCGCTGCTCTGGAAACTCGACGGCCTGTCCGAATACGACGCCCGCCGACCTTTGACAGCGACCGGAACCAACCTCCTCGGCCTGGTCAAGCACGTGGCCACCGTCGAGGCCAGGTACTTCGGCGAGGTCTTCGACCGCCCTTCCCCGGAACCGCTGCCCCGGTGGCAGGACTACGACGGCAGCGATCTGTGGGCGACCGAGGACGAGACCCGCGATCAGATCGTCGGGTTCTACCGGCGCACGTGGGAACACTCGGACGCGACGATCAACGAGCTTCCCCTCGACGCCCCCGGCCACGTGCCGTGGTGGCCGGAGCCTCATGCCGACACGAACCTGTTCGCCGTCGTGGTCCATGTCCTCGGCGAGTCCATGCGGCATGCCGGGCACGCCGATATCCTGCGCGAGGGCCTCGACGGCCGGACCGGGGTGCGCGCCGAACACGAGGAGCGGATCGACGAGGAAGCCCGTGCGGCCCACTGCGCGAAGATCGAGCAGGCCGCCAGGTCGGCCGCAGAAGGCAAAACTCAGAGGTCTCACGAGACTTGATGTTCGTGCGGCATGATGCCGCTCGTGGGTGCTGTCCGTGAAGCGTCTGGTCCCTGATGAACTCTGGGAGCCGACCGCCCCGTTGCTGCCGTTCTTCGCTGCTCTCCGCAAGGTGGTGGGACCGCTCCGCGTGACGAGCGGGCCGTGTGTCGATGACCACGTCGACCGGTCGCTGGATCGACGTCACGAGAGGTGCATGATCGCCCGGACGGTTCTAGGCGACCTGGTTCCCCGCGTCGTACCGCTCCCGCGCCTCGTGGACCTCCTCGATGTGGGTCTCCGCCCAGGCCTTCACCGCTGTCAGCAACTGGGCCAGGCTGCTGCCCAGGCCGGTGAGCTCGTAGTCGACGCGGACCGGGACGGACGGGGTGACGGTGCGGGTGAGGATGCCGTCGCGTTCCAGGACGCGCAGGGTCTGGGTGAGCATCTTGGGGCTGACACCGGCGATCTTGCGGCTGAGGTCGCTGTAGCGCATGGGGCCGCGGGAGAGAGCGGCGACCACGAGGCTGACCCACTTGTCGCTGAGGCGGCCCAGGAGTTCGTTGGTGGGGCAGGCCCTGATGAAGGCGTCGTACTCGACGCGTGCCTGTTCGCGCCGCTGGGCCGCGGTCATGGTCGCCATGGCTTCCCTCCGGGATACGTAGGCACTCACAGGTAACTACTTCCCAGAGGATAGTGCCCCTTCCTAGGGTTGTCACTGCGCGAAGGAAAGCGACACGAATATCCACGAAAAGGGGCGGGTTGAGATGCGTGCTGCAGTGGTGAGGACGTTCGGCGGTCCGGAGGCCGTGGAGGTCGTCGAGGCGGAGAAGCCGGAGCCGGGTGCGCGGCAGGTGCGGATCAAGGTGGCGGCGGCCGCGCTGAATCCGGTGGACGCGGGCGTGCGGGCCGGGTTCTTCGGTGGTGCGGGCAAGCAGATCGGGTTCGGCTGGGACGTGGCCGGGACGGTGGACGCGACGGGAGTGGCCACGGCCTGGAGCGTCGGCGACGAGGTCGTGGCGCTGGATCCCGGCATGGTGCGGCCGGTGGGCACGCACGCGGAGTACGTCGTCGTCGACACGGACGCCGCGGCGAAGGCGCCGGTCACGGTCGACGCGGTGCACGCCTCGACCCTTCCGCTGAACGCGCTGACGGCCGTCCAGGCCCTGGATCTGCTGGAGTTGACGGCCGGCCAGTCGCTCCTGGTCACCGGTGCGGCGGGCGCGGTGGGCGGTTTCGCCGTCCAGCTCGCCGTCCACCGTGGGCTGTCGGTGACCGCGCTGGCCAGGGAGGGCGACGAGGAACTCGTACGGTCGCTGGGGGCCGGGCACTTCACGTCCGGTGCCGTCGGAGCGGGCAGCGTCGACGCCGTGCTGGACGCCGCGGTGCTCGGGGAGGCGGCCCTGGAGTGGGTGCGGGACGGGGGCGCGTACGTGGGGGTCCGTCCGGGAGCCGAGCCCGCCTCGGTGCGCGGGGTGCGGACGAACTCCGTCGCCGTGACCGCCGACGGGGCGCGGCTCGCCGAGCTGGCGGCGCTGGTGGACCAGGGGGTGCTGACGCTGCGGGTGGCCGAGACGTACGCCCTGGAGGAGGCCGCCAAGGCACACGCACGCCTCGCGGAGGGCGGGGTGCGGGGGCGGCTGGTCCTGGTCCCCTAGGGCCTGTTCTGAGTTGAGATCATGGGAGGGCTGGCAAGCTGCGTAACCAGAGGATGGATCCGCGCAGGTGGAGCCCGGCGGCATAGCTCTCGGGTGTCTTGTCGTAGCGGGTGGCCAGCCCCCGCCATTCCTTGAACTTGTTGATGGCTCGCTCGACGGTGTTGCGATCTTTGTAGAGCGTGGCGTCGTGGCTGACCGGGCGGCCGCCGGAGTGTCCCTTCTTCTTGCGGTTGGCGGCCTGGTCGGCCTTCTCCGGGATCACCGCCTTGATGTTGCGTCTGCGCAGGTGAGCGCGGTTAGCGCGGGAGGAGTACGCCTTGTCGCCGGCCACTGCGTCCGGCCTGGTCCTGGGGCGGCCGACCGGACCGCGAACCTTGATCTTCTTAAGGACAGGGATGAAGCGCGGGCTGTCCGCGGCCTGCCCGGGAGTCAGCACGATGGACAGCGGGCGGCAGCGCCGCTCGACGGCGAGGTGGACCTTGCTGGTGAGCCCACCTCGCGAGCGGCCCAGTTCGGCGGCCCGCAGCCGGGCCCTGCGGCGTCGGCGCACGGCGCGGCGCCGTTCCCGCTCGGGATCCTCCCTGTCCGTGGGCCTCTCGCCTACGGGGTCGTTTTGCCCCTTTGCCGCAGCCCCTTTTCCTCCGCCACGGCCTTCTCCAGATCCTCAAGGAGTTCCGGGTCGACCACCATGCCCGCTGCGTGGTGATGCGCGCGGGCAACGGTCGAATCCACGCTGACCAGGCTGAGATCGACATCGTTGCGGGCCGCCGCCTCGGCGATCATCGCGTCCATGAGGGTCTGGAAGACCGCGTCACGCGCCCACATCCGGAACCGGTCGTAGATCGTCGACCAGGAGCCGTAGCTCTCCGGCACATCCCGCCAGGGGCTGCCGGTACGGAACCGCCACATCACCGCGTTGAAGTAGCTGCGCAGGTCAGGGATCGGTCCGAACGCCCCCAGCGGTAGGTGCGGCTCGATCAACTCCCACTCGGCATCGGTCAGATCACCACGAGTCACGCGACCGGTCTACCGCAGCCAGCACCCTCCTGAAGCGGGAATGACCGATCCTGTGATCTCAACTCAGAACAGGCCCTAGTGCTCCTGCTCAAGGGGTTTGCGTGGCAGCAGCCGTACGAGGGGCGGGCAGCCGGCGACCGGGACGGTGACCACGGCGGGACCCGTGTCCGGGGCGCGGGTCCGCCGCCTTCGGCCGCCTTGCAGTACTTGCAGTCCTTGCAGTCCTTGCAGTACACGATCGACCGCCTTGAAGCGCACGGTCGCCGCGGCCGCGGCTTCGATCGCGTTGGCGAGCTGCTGGACCGCGTTGAGGGAGCCGCTCGCGCTGCCGGCCTCCTCGGGCGCGACGTCGCCGATCGACTCGGGCGTCGAGGGAGTATCGCGAGCCTGGCGGAGAGGGGGCCGCGCAGGGTCCGGGTCTCACCGGCCGGGCGTTCGCGGCCGGACGCAACCCTGGCCAGGAGCGGCCGGACGCAACCCTGGCCAGGAGCGGGCGGACCCAACCCTGGCCAGGAGCGGCTGTACGCGGGCGGGCGAGGGCGCAGGCGTGCCGGCGGGATCACCCGCGGGGCAGCAGCAGCCGGGTGAGGGCGGCCGTGGCGAGGAGGAGGGCGGTGACGGCGAGGAGGCCGAGGCGCATGCCGGGGAGGGAGAAGGCGCCGCCGGGGCCGGCGAGCAGGCTGCCGAAGAGGGCGACGGCTATCGCGCCGCCGGTCTGGCGCAGGGAGTTGAGCAGCCCTGACGCGGTCCCCGCGCGCTCCCCCGGTACGGCGTCGATCAGCAACGCGGTCAGCGCGGGTACCGCGAGCGCTCCGCCGACGCTCAGCGGCAGCAGCAGGACCAGCACCAGCCACACCGGGGTGTGCGCGGCCAGGGGCAGCATGGCCAGCATCGCCGCGGCGAAGACCAGCTGACCGGCGACGATCACCGGCCGCCGCCCGATCCGCTCCGCCAGGCGCGGCGAGAGAAGGTTGCTCGCCGTCACCACCGCCGACATCGGGACGAACATCAGCCCGGCCGCCGTCCCCGACATCCCCCGCAGCTGCTGGTAGTAGAGGCCGAGGACGAAGATCCCGCCGTAGAAGGCGGCGTTGACGGCGAAGCCGACCGCGAGCGCGACGGACACCTTGCGATCGGCCAGGATGGCGAGGGGGACCATGGGCTGACGGTGCCGGGACTCCACCACGCGGAAGGCGAAGGCCGAGGCGACGGCGAGCGCGGCGGCGACCAGGACGGGGCCGCTGGTCCAGCCGAGGTGACCGCCCTCGATCACCGCGAAGGCCAGTCCGGCCAGGGCCAGTACGGCGGTGAGCTGGCCGCCGCCGTCCAGCGCGGCGGGCCGGCGCGGGGAGCGCGGCACCCGGACCAGCAGGCCGAGGATCACCGCGCCCACCGGGAGGTTGAGCAGGAAGACCGCGCGCCAGCCGGCCGACTCGGTGAGGAGCCCGCCCAGCACCGGGCCCGCGGCCATCGCCACCGAGCCGCCGACCGTCCACAGCGCGATGGCGCGGGCGCGTTCGCGGGTGTCCTCGTAGGCCTGCCGGATCAGGGCCAGCGAGGCCGGCATCACGACGGCGGCCGCGCCGCCCTGCGCCACGCGCGCGGCGACCAGCACGCCGATGCCGGGCGCGAGCGCACAGCCGAGGGATGCGAGGGTGAACAGGGCCACGCCCCAGGCGTAGGCGCGGCGGGCGCCCGCGCGGTCGGCGATGGCGCCCGCGGAGAGCATCAGGGCCGCGAACATCAGGGTGTACGCGTCCACCACCCACTGCAGTCCGGCCATCCCGCCGCTGAGGGAGTCCCGGATCGCGGGCAGGGCGATGTTCACGGCCGACACGTCGATGGTGATCACGGTGAACCCGAGGAGCGAAGCGACCAGTGCGACGCCTGCCCGCCGGGGCGCCGGGGGTGCGCCGGTGGGCGGCCCGGCTGGTCGTGCTGCGTCCGGCTGTCGTCGCCGGGGGCTGGGCGCCGGCGACTCGGGGCCGTGACCGTGCCCGTGACCGGGGGCCGGGGCGGGGGCGGGGGCAGTGGACGGTGAGGGGGAAGGGTGGCCGGGCATGGTGACCTCCTGGGTGGAACAGGCGTGGTTGACGGCGTACATCAGGGGAGATCAGGGATCGGTGATTGACGATCGGTGCTGATCGGCGATCGGTGATCGGGGTCGGTCATTGGTGACCGGTGATCGGTGATCGGGCGGGCGGCCGCAGTCCGTCGGGCCGCGGTCCGGTGTCGCGCACCCCCTGGGCCCCGGCGGCCCGGGCCGCCCGCTCCGGGGTCAACTCTGCGCCCGTCCGTGCCCGCGCGGCAGACCGCGCTGTTCCCGGGGTGCGGCGTTCCAGGCCCTGACAGGGCCCCCCAACTCCTCAGCCCACCTGCCACAATGGGCCGAATGGCAGCAGCAACGGACGCACGGGGCACCGAGCTCGGCAAATATCTGAAGGCCCGCAGGGCACAGGTACGCCCGGAGGACGTGGGCCTCCCGGCCGGCGCGGGTCTGCGCCGCACTCCCGGACTGCGCCGGGAGGAGCTTGCCGCGCTGGCCGGGGTGAGCGTCGACTACTACATCCGCCTGGAGCGCGGCCGCGAGACCAATCCCTCCCCCGCCGTCGTGGACGCCCTCGGCCGCGCCCTGCGCCTGCGCGGTGACGCCTACGAACGCCTGCACGAGCTCGCGGAGCTGGCCTCCGGCCGGGTCTCCGAGCTGCCGAGCTGCTCGGACCACACCGTCCGCGACTCGGTCCTGCTGATGCTGGAGTCGGTACGCCCGCTGCCCGCCTATGTGGTGAGCCGGTACAACCGCGTACTGGCCGCGAACCCGCCGGCCCGGCGGCTGATGCCCGGGCTCTGGGACTGGCCGGAGCACCAGCGCCACCTGACCCGCTACCTCTTCCTCCACCCGGTCGGCCGGACGCTCTACGAGCCGTGGGAGGAGACGGTCGCGCTCTCCGTGGCGCATCTGCGGGCGGTCGCGGGCGCCGACCCGGACGACCCCGAGCTGACCGCGCTCGTCGGCGAACTGGTGCTGAAGTCACCGCACTTCGCCCGGCTCTGGGAGCGGTACGACGTCTGTGAGCGCGGTGGCGGGCAGAAGTCCTTCCGGCATCCGAAGGTCGGGCCGATGACCCTGACCTACGAGGTCATGCGACTGGCCCGGACGGGCGGCCAGCGGATGGTGGTCTACCAGGCAGCCCCCGGCACCCCGGACGAACAGGCCATGCTCCGACTGGAGTCGGCGGACACCCGCCCGGAAACGACACCTGCCGGCCACCCGGAACCAACACCCGCGGGCCGTTCGGAACCAACACCCGCAGGCCGTCCGTAGCCGACACCCACAGGCCGTCCGGAACCAACACCCACAGGCCGTCCGTAGCCGACACCCACAGGCCATCCGGAACCAACACCCACAGGCCGTCCGTAGCCGACACCCACAGGCCATCCGGAACCAACACCCACAGGCCGTCCGTAGCCGACACCCACAGGCCATCCGGAACCAACACCCACAGGCCGTCCCTAGCCGACACCCACAGGCCGTCCGTAGCCGGCCCCCGAGTCGCGCTCCGCCCACTCGCCGTCCCCGTCCTCAGCCCCCCATACCCACGCGCGAGCTGACCCCTCGAACTGACCCGCGCCGCCGCCCCGCCCCGCTCCCCAACCGCGCCGGCACGGCACTCTTTACGTGCGCCGATGCGTTTCTTGGCCGGGACGCGGTGCAAAAGTCCGCCTCCGTACACGTTCGGGCCCTCGGATGTGCGTGCACGGTTCGCAGGCCCGCCTGCGCCGCACAGCCCGAGGAGGACCCTTGTCCCGCCGTTCCCGTCGTCCCGTCCGCCCTGCTCGCACCGTCACGGCCGCTGCCGCCGCGCTCGCCGCCGTCGGTGCCCTCACCGCGGCGGCCACCGCGCCCGCCTCGGCGTCCGCTCCGGCCCACGCGGCCGCCCGGCACGTCCTGCTGCTGTCGGTCGACGGCCTGCACCAGTCCGACCTGGCCTGGTACGTCGCCCGCCACCCGCACTCGGCCCTCGCCCAACTCGTCACCGGCGGCGTGGAGTACACCCACGCGAGAACGACCATCCCCTCCGACTCCTTCCCCGGCATGATCGCCCAGCTCACGGGCGGAACCCCGGGCACCACGGGCGTCTACTACGACGACACCTACAGCTCCGCCCTCCTCCCGGCCGGCACCACCAACTGCGCGGGCGCCAAGCCGGGCGCGGAGGTCGACCTCACCGAGGACCTCGACAGGAACAAGGACTCGCTCGACGCGGGCCAGGGCCTGAGCGGCCTGCCGGGCAGCATCCTGAAGATGACGGGCAACCCCACGACCCTCATCGACCCCTCGAAGCTGCCCGTCGACCCGAAGACCTGCAAGCCGCTCCACCCGAACCAGTACCTCAAGGTGAACACGGTCTTCGACGTGGCCCGCAAGGCCGGCCTGCGCACCGCGTGGTCCGACAAGCACGCCGCCTACGACATCCTCGACGGCCCCTCCGGCAACGGCATCCAGGACCTGTTCACACCGGAGATCAACAGCACCGCCGTCGGCTACCCCGCGGGCGACGACTGGACGAAGGACAACGCGGCGACCGAACAGTACGACGGCTACAAGGTCCAGGCCGTCCTCAACGAGATCGACGGCTACGACCACAGCCGCACCCGCAGGGTCGGCACCCCGGCCGTCTTCGGCATGAACTTCCAGTCGGTCTCGACCGCGCAGAAGCTGCCCAGCTCCGACGGCCTGACGGGCGGCTACCAGGCGCCGGGCGTGCCCGGCCCGCTGCTGGCGAAGAACCTCGCCTTCGTCGACAAGGAGGTCGGCGCGTTCCTCGCCGAGATCCGCGAGCGGCACCTCCGGAGCAGCACCACGGTCGTCCTGTCCGCCAAGCACGGCCAGTCGCCCA encodes:
- a CDS encoding NPP1 family protein yields the protein MSGTRPRRLARATAVAGSAAALALALPGSASAGVLQNLPENATTFQKYFEPVYDYDTDSCYPAAAIDPSGNLNGGLKPTGSITGECRGGRLGHANTYSRAKCNNGWCGIIYASYFEKDEASPGIGHRHDWECMVVWVKQGADTPSYLSASRHGGFSTHPIADVPMSGQRVEAVYHKDGASTHAFRFAKWGETPENDTGAWHQENLLTWDNMASNLRDTLNASDWGSANFPLQDSKFADHLNKAKPSDITFDPYA
- a CDS encoding DinB family protein — translated: MIDEFAKGNLHGRLRRDRKALLWKLDGLSEYDARRPLTATGTNLLGLVKHVATVEARYFGEVFDRPSPEPLPRWQDYDGSDLWATEDETRDQIVGFYRRTWEHSDATINELPLDAPGHVPWWPEPHADTNLFAVVVHVLGESMRHAGHADILREGLDGRTGVRAEHEERIDEEARAAHCAKIEQAARSAAEGKTQRSHET
- a CDS encoding helix-turn-helix domain-containing protein, which translates into the protein MATMTAAQRREQARVEYDAFIRACPTNELLGRLSDKWVSLVVAALSRGPMRYSDLSRKIAGVSPKMLTQTLRVLERDGILTRTVTPSVPVRVDYELTGLGSSLAQLLTAVKAWAETHIEEVHEARERYDAGNQVA
- a CDS encoding NADP-dependent oxidoreductase; the protein is MRAAVVRTFGGPEAVEVVEAEKPEPGARQVRIKVAAAALNPVDAGVRAGFFGGAGKQIGFGWDVAGTVDATGVATAWSVGDEVVALDPGMVRPVGTHAEYVVVDTDAAAKAPVTVDAVHASTLPLNALTAVQALDLLELTAGQSLLVTGAAGAVGGFAVQLAVHRGLSVTALAREGDEELVRSLGAGHFTSGAVGAGSVDAVLDAAVLGEAALEWVRDGGAYVGVRPGAEPASVRGVRTNSVAVTADGARLAELAALVDQGVLTLRVAETYALEEAAKAHARLAEGGVRGRLVLVP
- a CDS encoding MFS transporter, with protein sequence MPGHPSPSPSTAPAPAPAPGHGHGHGPESPAPSPRRRQPDAARPAGPPTGAPPAPRRAGVALVASLLGFTVITIDVSAVNIALPAIRDSLSGGMAGLQWVVDAYTLMFAALMLSAGAIADRAGARRAYAWGVALFTLASLGCALAPGIGVLVAARVAQGGAAAVVMPASLALIRQAYEDTRERARAIALWTVGGSVAMAAGPVLGGLLTESAGWRAVFLLNLPVGAVILGLLVRVPRSPRRPAALDGGGQLTAVLALAGLAFAVIEGGHLGWTSGPVLVAAALAVASAFAFRVVESRHRQPMVPLAILADRKVSVALAVGFAVNAAFYGGIFVLGLYYQQLRGMSGTAAGLMFVPMSAVVTASNLLSPRLAERIGRRPVIVAGQLVFAAAMLAMLPLAAHTPVWLVLVLLLPLSVGGALAVPALTALLIDAVPGERAGTASGLLNSLRQTGGAIAVALFGSLLAGPGGAFSLPGMRLGLLAVTALLLATAALTRLLLPRG
- a CDS encoding helix-turn-helix domain-containing protein; translation: MAAATDARGTELGKYLKARRAQVRPEDVGLPAGAGLRRTPGLRREELAALAGVSVDYYIRLERGRETNPSPAVVDALGRALRLRGDAYERLHELAELASGRVSELPSCSDHTVRDSVLLMLESVRPLPAYVVSRYNRVLAANPPARRLMPGLWDWPEHQRHLTRYLFLHPVGRTLYEPWEETVALSVAHLRAVAGADPDDPELTALVGELVLKSPHFARLWERYDVCERGGGQKSFRHPKVGPMTLTYEVMRLARTGGQRMVVYQAAPGTPDEQAMLRLESADTRPETTPAGHPEPTPAGRSEPTPAGRP
- a CDS encoding alkaline phosphatase family protein, with amino-acid sequence MSRRSRRPVRPARTVTAAAAALAAVGALTAAATAPASASAPAHAAARHVLLLSVDGLHQSDLAWYVARHPHSALAQLVTGGVEYTHARTTIPSDSFPGMIAQLTGGTPGTTGVYYDDTYSSALLPAGTTNCAGAKPGAEVDLTEDLDRNKDSLDAGQGLSGLPGSILKMTGNPTTLIDPSKLPVDPKTCKPLHPNQYLKVNTVFDVARKAGLRTAWSDKHAAYDILDGPSGNGIQDLFTPEINSTAVGYPAGDDWTKDNAATEQYDGYKVQAVLNEIDGYDHSRTRRVGTPAVFGMNFQSVSTAQKLPSSDGLTGGYQAPGVPGPLLAKNLAFVDKEVGAFLAEIRERHLRSSTTVVLSAKHGQSPTDPKALTRIDDGPLIDGLNAAWKKAHPGAGDLVAHSVDDDAMLLWLSDRSQAAADFAKAYLLARSGTGNGIDGKAKPFTASGLKTVYAGAAAARYFHVRPGDSRVPDLFGITQYGVVYTGGKGKIAEHGGAHADDLDVPLVVSGAATPHGVRVTGPVQTTQIAPTILRLLGLNPKGLDAVRSEHTRSLPVR